The Phycisphaeraceae bacterium genome segment CCCCAGGCAGCATGGTGGCGAAGACCATGCCCAGCGGCGTGCAGTAGTAGGCGCTGAGCCAGCGGGCGAGGTCGCTCAGTTCCGACGGGAGTCGATGGCTCCCCGGGGCGCGCGACAGGATCGACTTGTATCGCGTCGGCGCGGCGGATTCGCCGTTTCCCAGGCGATCGGGGTCCGATTCGATCCCGGTCACGTAACCGACCGTGGGTTTGTCGCCCCGACCGAGTGGAACCATCACCCGCTCACCCGGCGACAGGTCGGCCAGATCGGGCGGGATGGCGTAGGTCAACCCGTTGGGATAGCGGTCGATGCCTCGCTCGACGACCACCTGGGCGAAACCCGCCGGCGGCAGGTCCGCCGCGCTGGTGAACAAGGATGGAGCAGCATCACGCGGCACGGGAGCACTGTATCGTCCTGCGTCGTTTTCGATTCCTTTGCGTGCCGCCCCCGGCTACCATCAACCTTTGATGAACAAGCCCACGACCGATCGGCCCGCCGCCCGCCTTGCACTCGAGGACGGTACGGTGTTTCACGGCGCCGCGTTCGGCGCCTGCCAGTCTCCCCACAGCCAGACGGGCGAGGTTGTCTTCAACACCGCCATGTGCGGCTACCAGGAAGCCCTGACCGACCCCAGTTATTCAGGGCAGATTCTCACCATGACCGCCACGCAGGTGGGCAACTACGGCATCTCGCGGGAGGATGTCGAGAGCGGCAAACCCCAGGTTGCCGGGTTCGTGATCCGGGAGCTCAGCCGGGTTCCCTCGAACTATCGGTCGTACACCGACCTCTCATCCTGGCTGGCGGAGCATGGCGTGATCGGCATCGAGGGGATCGATACGCGCGCCCTCGTGCGCCGGCTCCGCACCAGGGGAGCCATGCGAGGCGTGATCTCCTGCGACCCGACCAGGACCGACGCCGACCTGGTGGCGATGGCCAACGCCGCCCCCGTGATGAGCGGGCAGAACCTTGCTTGCGTGGTCAGCCCCAGGGGCCGGGGCGAATGGGGCGAGGGGCTCGGGGAATGGACTGGCCGCGTCGCCACGGATGCTCCCCCGGGAGCGTTTCACGTGGTGTCGCTCGACTGCGGGGCCAAGCGAAACATCTATCGCCACCTGGCGGAGCGGGGCTGCCGCATCACGATTCTCCCATTTGACACCCCGCCAGCCCAGATTCGGGCACTGAAGCCCGACGGGTTGTTCATCTCGAACGGTCCCGGCGATCCCGAGGCGGTGGAGGCGACCGTCGCCACGCTGCGGGAGATCGCCGGCGAGGTGCCGACCTTCGGTATCTGCCTGGGGCATCAGTTGTTAGCGCTGTCGATGGGGGCGCGGACCTACAAGCTCAAGTTCGGCCACCGCGGGGCCAACCAGCCGATCCGAAACCTGATGACGGGTCGGGTGGAGATCACCAGTCAGAACCACGGGTTCTGCGTCGATCCTGATTCGCTCCCGCCTGAGACGTGCGAGGTAACCCACTTGCACCTGAACGACGGCACGGTGGCGGGCTTCCGACACCGGACCAGGCCGATTTTCAGCGTGCAGTACCACCCGGAGGCCTCTCCCGGCCCGCATGATTCCGCGTATCTGTTCGACTGCTTCATCGAGATGATGCGGACGGGGCGCCCGTTGGATGCGCACACCGTGGATCGTCTTCAGGCCCAGCCGGTCTGACGCCAGCCGGGTCGCCGCCGTCGTCCCCCGTTTGACACGGAATCCGTCCGTAACGGTCCCGGTCTTGGCCGGGGTGGTGTTCCGCGCAATCTGTGCGGCGGGGAGAACGGAGAGGCCGATCTTCAGCCGGGTGACCTTGCGTGGCAGGGACAGAAAGCGTCAGGAATCGGAATCTTGGGGTCGCCGACCCCCTTGCGTTCGTTTTCAGGCGGCTGTAGTCTGTGGTCTTGTCCCGTGAAGGGTGGGTGAAGTTTCGGCAGGCGTCGCACCGTGGCGAGCCGCCGGAAGCACCCCACGTGTGTTCATCGTGCGATGCGACCAACGCCCCGGTCATCGCGAAACTTGGAGAGGTACGCATGAATCTGCTGGAGAATCGCCACCGCCTTCCCGCGTTCATCGTCGGCCTCGGCATGGTGACGGTCGCCACCCCTGCGTGGGCGGCGCCGGCGACCGTCATGCCGGGCTTCGAGCCCACGGCGTTCGCCCAGGACGAGCCCATGACCGACGAGCAGCGTGGACAGGCCGCCCTGGCGCGTGCTCGTGAGCACATGCAGGCCGGTCGTTGGAGCCAGGCGGCGGATGAATACCGTGCCGCGCTCACCTACCTGCCCGGCAACGAGGAGGCCGTGACAGGGCTCAACACCGCGCTGTCCCGCATGGACCAGGGCGGCACCACGCAGGATGTGGAGCGTGACATCCTCACGCAGAAGGCGGCCACCATCGCCGAGTTCGACGGCGCGATGGCCAACGCCCGTCAGCTCCTGGCCGGCAACCAGTTCACCCAGGCCAAGAACACGGTGCTGGCGGCGCAGGTGCGCCTCAACCAGAATCGCGCCCTGCTGACGCCCGGCGAACACGCCGAGCGCATGGAGGCGGCCCGCGCCCTGGTCGCCCAGATCGACAGCGCCGAGGCCACCTATCGCCAGGCGGAGCAGGCCCGGATCGCGTCCGACCTGGAGCGTCAGCGCCAGGAGGCCGCCGAGGCCGATCGTCGTCGTCGCCAGGAGCAGATCTACCAGAACCTGACCCGCGTGCGCGAGCTCCAGCTGGCTCGCAAGTACGATGAAGCGCTGCAGGTCATCGACCAGGTGCTTTTCCTCGAGGAAGACAACCCCGTCGCCTTGGCGCTGAAGGACGCCATCCAGACCGCCGCCCTCTGGCAGGACTTCCTGGCTGGCGAGCGCGAGCGTGAGTTCAACATCTCCTACCAGTTCCAGGAGAACCGGCTGGCGGTCGTTCCGCCCCGTCCGAACTTCGGCCCGGGCAAGAAGTCCACGACCGGCATCATGGTCTACCCCGAGGATTGGCCCTCGCTCTCCATCCGTCGCACCACCGACGCGGGCTTTGTTGACAACGAGCCCAACCGGCGCGTGGCGGCGGCCTTCGAGCAGGTGCTTCCGGTCGTCGAGTTCCAGGGCCAGACCTTCGCCCAGGTGCTTGACTACCTGCGCAACGTGACGCAGTCCAACATTCACCCCGACTGGAAGTCGCTGGACTTCATCGGCGTGTCGCCGAACGACCGCGTGAACCTGGCCGCCCTGCGCAACGTGACGGCGCAGACCGTGCTGACGCGCGTG includes the following:
- the carA gene encoding glutamine-hydrolyzing carbamoyl-phosphate synthase small subunit, which produces MNKPTTDRPAARLALEDGTVFHGAAFGACQSPHSQTGEVVFNTAMCGYQEALTDPSYSGQILTMTATQVGNYGISREDVESGKPQVAGFVIRELSRVPSNYRSYTDLSSWLAEHGVIGIEGIDTRALVRRLRTRGAMRGVISCDPTRTDADLVAMANAAPVMSGQNLACVVSPRGRGEWGEGLGEWTGRVATDAPPGAFHVVSLDCGAKRNIYRHLAERGCRITILPFDTPPAQIRALKPDGLFISNGPGDPEAVEATVATLREIAGEVPTFGICLGHQLLALSMGARTYKLKFGHRGANQPIRNLMTGRVEITSQNHGFCVDPDSLPPETCEVTHLHLNDGTVAGFRHRTRPIFSVQYHPEASPGPHDSAYLFDCFIEMMRTGRPLDAHTVDRLQAQPV